In Chryseobacterium sp. C-71, the genomic window ACGCATCAGGTAATGAAAAACCTTGAGGCTATTCTTACCGAAGCTGGAATGACTTTCAAAAATGTTGTTAAGGCAAGTATTTTCCTTAAAAGCATGGATGATTTTGCAGTGATGAATGATATTTATGCTTCTTATTTAGATGCAGAAAGCTATCCGGCAAGAGAGACTGTACAGGTTTCTTGTCTGCCAAAAAATGTTGATATTGAAATTTCTATGATTGCACATCAGGATTAATGAATTTTATCAGAAATACATTTGCCGTTTTAGTAGGTCTTGTTATCGCAGGGCTTATTATCACGCTGGGCATAAGAGCTTTCCCTAAATGGGTGACTTTTGAAGCTTTTGCGCCTTTCGAGCACTGGCAAAGATTTTTGGAAAGCATGAAAAATAATGATGCATTTTTCGGTTTTCTTCTTTTTATTTCAGGATTGGGAAGTACAGTTGGCGGAGTTGCTACAGCTATTATTGTTAAATATGCTAAAGTTGCTTATGCGATTTTAATTGGTTTCATCATGTTGTTTATAGCAATGCTTGATGTTGTTGTTTTTCCTTATCACCCTACTTTTTATAAAATTTCTATTTTCCTTATCTTTTTCCCGTTTGCGTGGATGGGAGGTAAGATTGTAGAAATCATTTATGAAAGAAAAAAGAAAAAACGAATCGCCGATAAAATGAATAATCGATAAATTTTTAAACATAAAAAAACGCTGCAGTGATTAAACCGCAGCGTTTTTTATTTACTCTGAATTTCTACTAAGGCATTTTAAATCCTTTTGTATAAATTCTTCCAAAGTTATCTACAAATTTCACTTGTACATTTCCTTGATATTTATCTAAAATCTTTTCTACGTCTTTCTGAGAATTGACTGGTTTCCCGTTGATTTCAATGATGATATAATCGTCAACGATACCTATTTTAGCCATTTCGCTGCCTTCAGATACATTTTTGCTGACAACACCACTATTTAACCCGTATTCAGTTTTAAATCTTTCATTTAACGGTTCAAATTCTGCTCCTATTTTTTCAGTAACACTCAAGTCAGCTTTTGATCTTGCGGTAGTTCCTCCATTTTGATCTTTTAAAGTAACTGTTGCTGTGTTTTCTTTTCCATTTCTAAGATAAGTTACCAAAACCTTATCGCCAGGTCTCTTGCTGCCAATTGAGATAGATAAGTCTGCGAAATCTGTAATTGGCATATCATCAACTTTTACGATAACATCACCTACTTTTAGTCCTGCATCTTGCGCCCCACTTTTTTC contains:
- a CDS encoding RidA family protein: MKKIVSTVNAPAAIGPYSQANFANGVLYISGQIPVDPSTGKLVEGIEKETHQVMKNLEAILTEAGMTFKNVVKASIFLKSMDDFAVMNDIYASYLDAESYPARETVQVSCLPKNVDIEISMIAHQD